In the genome of Halobacterium noricense, one region contains:
- a CDS encoding 30S ribosomal protein S11 — protein sequence MADDTKWGIAHIHASFNNTIMTVTDETGAETLAKSSGGTVVKQNRDEASPYAAMQMAEQLAEDVLDQGIDKVHVRVRGPGGNLQRSPGPGAQAAIRALARAGLEIGRIEDVTPVPHDGTRPPKNSGY from the coding sequence ATGGCTGACGACACCAAATGGGGCATCGCGCACATCCACGCCTCGTTCAACAACACCATCATGACGGTCACCGACGAGACGGGCGCAGAGACGCTCGCAAAGTCGAGTGGCGGTACCGTGGTGAAGCAGAACCGTGACGAGGCGTCGCCGTACGCCGCGATGCAGATGGCCGAACAGCTCGCCGAAGACGTCTTAGACCAGGGCATCGACAAGGTGCACGTTCGCGTGCGCGGCCCCGGTGGCAACCTCCAGCGCAGCCCGGGTCCGGGCGCGCAGGCTGCCATCCGAGCGCTCGCTCGCGCCGGTCTCGAAATCGGCCGCATCGAGGACGTGACGCCCGTCCCCCACGACGGGACGCGTCCGCCGAAGAACAGCGGGTACTAA
- a CDS encoding 30S ribosomal protein S4: MALPGENTKFYETPNHPYQGERISEESDLVSRYGLKNKEELWRAQSELRNFRREARRLLGRTEATSGEEFVSRLQRIGVLSNQEALDDVLSLDVTDVLERRLQTVVYREGLANTVGQARQFISHGHITVDGSRVTEPSYKVDVSEEDAIAFDERSDLTDELHPARAGAQE; the protein is encoded by the coding sequence ATGGCGCTCCCAGGTGAGAACACCAAGTTCTACGAGACGCCGAATCACCCGTATCAGGGCGAACGCATCTCCGAGGAGAGCGACCTCGTCTCCCGGTACGGCCTGAAGAACAAAGAGGAACTCTGGCGCGCGCAGTCCGAACTGCGCAACTTCCGCCGCGAGGCGCGCCGCCTGCTCGGCCGTACGGAGGCCACCAGCGGCGAGGAGTTCGTCTCGCGCCTGCAGCGCATCGGCGTGCTCTCCAACCAGGAGGCGCTCGACGACGTCCTGTCGCTCGACGTGACGGACGTCCTCGAACGCCGCCTGCAGACGGTCGTCTACCGCGAGGGCCTCGCGAACACTGTCGGTCAGGCCCGACAGTTCATCTCCCACGGCCACATCACGGTCGACGGGAGCCGCGTCACGGAGCCCTCCTACAAGGTCGACGTCTCCGAGGAGGACGCCATCGCGTTCGACGAACGAAGCGACCTCACAGACGAACTGCACCCGGCTCGCGCCGGTGCACAGGAGTAA
- a CDS encoding Mrp/NBP35 family ATP-binding protein: MNEDDVLDLLRDVEDPSLDDDSEAQSASDHASGQSQRADIVSLGLVNDLDVDGDKVTLSLALGAPYSPTETDIAGRVREVLADAGLEPDLTAAIPDRNGGDVLPGVKNVIAVASGKGGVGKSTVAVNLAAGLSDRGARVGLFDADIYGPNVPRMVDADDHPRATESDTIVPPERHGMKLMSMAFMVGDDDPVIWRGPMVHKVLTQLVEDVEWGNLDYLVVDLPPGTGDTQLTMLQTVPLTGAVVVTTPQDVAVDDARKGLRMFGRHDTTVLGIAENMSGFVCPDCGGTHDIFGSGGGHDFADENELPFLGSIPLDPSVRQGGDTGEPVVLDDDNQTGEAFREFVAETADMVGLVHRRNASRPAKH, translated from the coding sequence ATGAACGAAGACGACGTGCTGGACCTCCTCCGCGACGTCGAGGACCCCTCCCTCGACGACGATAGCGAGGCGCAAAGCGCCTCGGACCATGCGAGCGGGCAAAGCCAGCGAGCAGACATCGTCTCCCTCGGCCTCGTCAACGACCTCGACGTCGACGGCGACAAAGTCACCCTCTCACTCGCGCTCGGTGCGCCCTACTCGCCGACAGAAACCGACATCGCCGGCCGCGTCCGCGAAGTGCTCGCCGACGCCGGCCTCGAACCCGACCTCACGGCCGCCATCCCCGACCGCAACGGCGGCGACGTGCTCCCCGGCGTCAAGAACGTCATCGCGGTCGCCTCCGGCAAGGGCGGCGTCGGCAAGTCCACGGTCGCCGTCAACCTCGCCGCCGGCCTCTCCGACCGCGGCGCCCGCGTCGGCCTCTTCGATGCCGACATCTACGGCCCCAACGTCCCCCGAATGGTCGACGCCGACGACCACCCACGCGCTACGGAGAGCGACACCATCGTCCCGCCCGAGCGCCACGGCATGAAACTCATGAGCATGGCGTTCATGGTCGGCGACGACGACCCCGTCATCTGGCGCGGTCCCATGGTCCACAAGGTCCTCACGCAGCTCGTCGAGGACGTCGAATGGGGCAACCTCGACTACCTCGTCGTCGACCTCCCGCCGGGCACCGGCGACACCCAACTCACGATGCTCCAAACGGTCCCCCTCACCGGTGCTGTCGTTGTCACCACCCCACAGGACGTCGCCGTCGACGACGCCCGTAAAGGCCTCCGCATGTTCGGCCGCCACGACACCACCGTCCTCGGCATCGCCGAGAACATGAGCGGGTTCGTCTGCCCCGACTGCGGCGGCACCCACGACATCTTCGGCAGCGGCGGCGGCCACGACTTCGCCGACGAGAACGAACTCCCGTTCCTCGGCTCCATCCCTCTCGACCCCAGCGTCCGACAGGGCGGTGACACGGGGGAGCCCGTCGTTCTCGACGACGACAACCAGACCGGCGAAGCGTTCCGCGAGTTCGTCGCCGAAACCGCCGACATGGTTGGGCTCGTCCACCGCCGCAACGCCAGCCGACCCGCCAAACACTGA
- the moaA gene encoding GTP 3',8-cyclase MoaA, which translates to MLSDSFGREVSGVRVSLTDRCNFDCVYCHNEGLGDTRGPMDARDHEMSADDVVRFLEVVEEFGVEKVKLTGGEPMLRDDLEEIIRRTPESMEVSMTTNGTFLPGRADDLVDAGLERVNVSQDALDAEDFQALTKSGAYERVLEGVRAAVDAGLDPVKLNMVVFRKTAGYVPEMVDHVAENDALQLQLIEYMPEIAGHPEWAVDIDDVHNWLEERADRVEHREMHDRRRYWVNGGMVEIVDPVGNEEFCANCHRVRVTHEGYLKGCLNRNDDLRSMGEMSKAEIREAFRETVENRVPYYGEYMVENGDGGWEVNDDYVEVYADGGTESAN; encoded by the coding sequence ATGCTCTCGGACTCGTTCGGGCGCGAGGTCTCCGGCGTCCGGGTCTCCCTCACGGACCGCTGTAACTTCGACTGTGTCTACTGTCACAACGAGGGACTGGGGGACACGCGCGGCCCGATGGACGCACGGGACCACGAGATGAGCGCCGACGACGTCGTCCGCTTCCTCGAAGTCGTCGAGGAGTTCGGCGTCGAGAAGGTGAAGCTCACCGGCGGTGAGCCGATGCTGCGCGACGACCTGGAGGAGATAATTCGGCGCACGCCCGAGTCGATGGAAGTGTCGATGACGACCAACGGCACGTTCCTGCCCGGGCGCGCGGATGACCTCGTGGACGCGGGCCTCGAACGCGTGAACGTCTCGCAGGACGCCCTCGACGCCGAGGACTTTCAGGCGCTCACGAAGAGCGGGGCCTACGAGAGGGTCTTGGAGGGCGTGCGGGCGGCCGTGGACGCGGGCCTCGACCCGGTGAAACTGAACATGGTCGTGTTCCGGAAGACGGCGGGCTACGTGCCGGAGATGGTCGACCACGTCGCGGAGAACGACGCGCTCCAGCTCCAGCTCATCGAGTACATGCCCGAAATCGCGGGCCACCCGGAGTGGGCCGTCGACATCGACGACGTCCACAACTGGCTCGAAGAGCGCGCGGACCGCGTCGAGCACCGCGAAATGCACGACCGGCGGCGGTACTGGGTGAATGGAGGAATGGTCGAAATCGTCGACCCCGTCGGCAACGAGGAGTTCTGCGCGAACTGCCACCGCGTGCGCGTGACACACGAAGGCTACCTGAAGGGGTGCCTGAACCGCAACGACGACCTGCGGTCGATGGGCGAGATGTCGAAGGCCGAGATTCGGGAGGCGTTCCGAGAGACCGTCGAGAACCGGGTGCCGTACTACGGCGAGTACATGGTCGAGAACGGTGACGGCGGCTGGGAGGTCAACGACGACTACGTCGAGGTGTACGCTGACGGCGGGACCGAGTCGGCGAACTGA
- a CDS encoding 30S ribosomal protein S13 — MSSEEQDADEDIQYFVRIGQTDLDGTKSVERALAELDGVGRRVARVVAENADVDRTATIGRLEDDVIDDIKAAVNEFADHAPEWLANRRNDFYSGETQHVTGNDVNLTRDQDINRMQMIRSYKGIRHERGQKVRGQRTKSTGRTEGTIGVNVEAIKEEQAAEEAAGEEE; from the coding sequence ATGAGTTCGGAAGAACAAGACGCGGACGAGGACATTCAGTACTTCGTCCGTATCGGGCAGACAGACCTCGACGGTACCAAGTCCGTCGAGCGTGCGCTCGCGGAACTCGACGGCGTCGGCCGACGAGTCGCGCGAGTCGTCGCGGAGAACGCGGACGTCGACCGCACCGCGACGATTGGTCGCCTCGAAGACGATGTCATCGACGACATCAAGGCGGCCGTCAACGAGTTCGCAGACCACGCTCCGGAGTGGCTCGCGAACCGTCGGAACGACTTTTACTCCGGCGAGACCCAGCACGTCACCGGCAACGACGTCAACCTGACGCGCGACCAGGACATCAATCGGATGCAGATGATTCGGTCCTACAAGGGCATCCGACACGAGCGCGGACAGAAGGTCCGCGGTCAGCGCACCAAGTCCACCGGTCGTACGGAAGGTACCATCGGCGTCAACGTCGAGGCTATCAAGGAAGAACAGGCAGCAGAAGAAGCAGCGGGTGAGGAAGAATAA